The following DNA comes from Pseudomonas marginalis.
AAATTTTTTGTATTTAGTCATTTAAATCAATGGATTGCTTTGATTTTTTGAAGTAAATCATCAAGGTCGATAAAGGTGCGCATGCCCTACCCGATACAACGACGACTCACTGAAACTATCACTCGCCAGTACCCGACCTACCACAATCAACGCCGTACGCCGAAAGCCCTTGGCGGCGACTTTGTCGGCAATATCGCTGAGCGTGCCGACGGCCCAATCCTGATCCGGCCATGTCGCCCGGTGTACCACGGCAATCGGGCAGTCTGCTCCGTAGTGCGGCAGCAGTTCGGCGACGATCTTCTCCAAATGGTTGACCCCCAGATGAATCGCCATGGTGGTGCCATGCCGGGCCAGGCTGTCGAAGTCTTCCCCGGCCGGCATGCGGGTTTTATCGGCGTAGCGGGTCAGGATCACGCTTTGGGCGATGTCCGGCAAGGTCAGTTCGGTCTCCAGCAACGCTGCGCAGGCGGCCACTGCGGTGACGCCGGGAATGATCTGGAAGGGGATGCCCAACTCGCGCAGGTAACGGATCTGCTCGCCAATCGCGCCATACAGGCTCGGGTCGCCGGAGTGCACGCGGGCCACATCCTGGCCGTTGGCGTGGGCGGTCTTGATCAGTTCGATGATCTGTTCCAGGTGCAGTTCGGCGCTGTTGACCACCTGTTGCGCCTGATGACCCTCCAGCACCGCCGCCGGCACCAGCGAGCCGGCATAGATGATCACCGGGCAACTGCGGATCAGGCGTTGGCCTTTGACGGTGATCAATTCCGGATCGCCGGGGCCGGCGCCGATGAAGTAGACGGTCATGGAGGATTCCTGTGGAAAAACGGGCGAGCATGAAGATTGCTCATGATCGGGATGGGCGATTATCGGGATTTTAGCCGGCGCAGGCCAATGCAAAGGTGGCCTGGGCGTTTTTCTGGCGGGTGATCAGCAAACGGGCAGGGCCGCCGCAGAGCTGTTCGGCCAGGGCCAGGGCGGCACTTTCGGCGATGCCGTAACAGCCGGTATGGGCGAAGGCGACCGTGGACCTGTGACTCAGCCTGGCTTCATAAGCCGCCAGTTGCCCGGCGCTGAAACACTGCAACGGCAGGTTGAGCAACCGGGCCAGGGCGAGTAATCCGGGCTCATCCTGCCTGCGGTCAATACTGGCCAGCGCGCTGACACGCTGACGCTCGATCCCGCCTGCGGCGAGGGCGCTGTCGAACAGCGCCAGCAGGGTGTCGACATCACAACCCCGCTGGCAACCCAGGCCGACCA
Coding sequences within:
- the cobM gene encoding precorrin-4 C(11)-methyltransferase, whose amino-acid sequence is MTVYFIGAGPGDPELITVKGQRLIRSCPVIIYAGSLVPAAVLEGHQAQQVVNSAELHLEQIIELIKTAHANGQDVARVHSGDPSLYGAIGEQIRYLRELGIPFQIIPGVTAVAACAALLETELTLPDIAQSVILTRYADKTRMPAGEDFDSLARHGTTMAIHLGVNHLEKIVAELLPHYGADCPIAVVHRATWPDQDWAVGTLSDIADKVAAKGFRRTALIVVGRVLASDSFSESSLYRVGHAHLYRP
- a CDS encoding cobalamin biosynthesis protein, which translates into the protein MTLVVGLGCQRGCDVDTLLALFDSALAAGGIERQRVSALASIDRRQDEPGLLALARLLNLPLQCFSAGQLAAYEARLSHRSTVAFAHTGCYGIAESAALALAEQLCGGPARLLITRQKNAQATFALACAG